The segment CGGACAATGAGGCGCTCCGGCTTTTGCTCATGGCATTTGGATCCACGCTTGCCGGAATCACGGCTTCGCTCGTAGCAGGGCCCGATCCACGGGAAAAGCTCGAAGCATTTTACGAGCGTGCGCACCCGCCGGGTTTTTGGGGGCCAGTTGCGAATGGAATTGGCACGGAAGCAGCTCGTGCGAGCGTCCGAAAGCTTTGGCGAGGCATCCTCACCATTGCATTGGCGTCGTTTTCGATGTTTTCGCTGCTCGTGGGGTTCGGATCTTGGCTGGCAAGCAGCCCGCCTCCAACGTGGTTTCCCCACGCAGAGCTCTGGCGTTTTGCAGTGCTTGCTGTCGGATTCGCTCTTTTGCCTATCTGGCTGCGGTTGGCATTTGCCAATCCAGAGCGGCAGAGCTTGGCGCGTGACGCGTGTTGATGTGAGCGACGTCGAGCAGAGGCGACGCGGCATCATTCATTCGATGCCGCGTCGTCTTGTTTTCGGCTGGCGTCAGTGGATCGCGATGCGATCGATTTCGAACCAACCATCGGCCGGGTTGCCGAGCGTATCGTAGAAACGAACCGCCGGATCCACGCGGATTCCGTTGATGAGGCCCTGCCACGGCTCGGCAGGCATGGGCGGCACGACGGTCAGATCGTACGACAGATCCTGGAAGGCGAACAGGAACGTCATGGGATACGAGAAGCTCCGGTTCTTGTCCCACGAACCATAATTCGAATCCCAATGAATGGTGGGATCGTCATTTTGGTTGTTGTTGCTGGTCCGTACACGCACCTCGATGGTCGTGAACCGAGTCGCGTCGATGGGCTGCGGGAAGTAGTATTGCACGTTCGGATCGATGCCCGCAGCGAGGCCATTCAATCGCAAAACGCCGCCTTGCGCAACGGCCGTCGCCATGGCGTTCTTGTCGTCGGCGACCCAGCCCTCGAGGTCTCCATTGTTGGAGAAGAGCCATTCGAATACGTCATTTCCGACGACTGACCATTCGTCGAGCACCGCGCCGGGCTGGAGCGTTGCCTTCAAGCGAATGGTGGGATACGTGATGGGATTCAGGTCCCAGAGCCGAATCGTGCGCGACGAAAGGCCCGTCGAATTGCCTGGAATCACGCTGTTGGGGATGAGATTGCCGTCGGCGTCGAGGATTTGGATGGTGATCGTGCCCGTCCCGATGACCTGCACTTTCTCCCAGTACTTCTTGCCCTCGAAGAGCGCGAACGAAATCGGAACGCTGACCATCGTTCCGACACCGCTGCTCATGTAATTGAGCGTGGCTGTAAATGAATTGGTCGTGCCTCCGCAGCCATTGAAATCGACGCCCGCGCCTGTCGTGAACTGAATGGACGTCGCTCCGTCGTTCACGAAGTTACCGATGTTGGCGATATTGTAGTTCGCGCTGCCGATGCAAACGCCCGGGTTGTAGGCTCCGACGTTGGTGTTTTCGATCCGCACCGTCCCAGTTTCTTGCCCCGCTGATCCGCCGTTGAAATCGCCACTTCCGTTGATGGTGAGCGTTGCAGAGGTACCTGCTGGGACCGGCGCAAGGCCCGACAGGTTGACCGTCGCCGTACCGCCATTGACTGCAAGGTTAGCGGTGCCTTGTTTGGATACGTTCGTGACTGTGGGCACGACGGTTTCCGCATTCACCGTGACGCCGCTCAACGCGTTCATGTTGAATTGATCGGCTTTCGTTTGTCGCCAAACGGCGGCATACTGATAGGCCGAGCTGATCTCCACCGCTGCCGGCGCCGACCATTGGCTCCAGCGATAGTCCGAATTGTCCTTCGCTCGAACGCGCCAATAGTAGATGGTGTTGTCATTGAGCGGCATGGGGGGCGTGAATTGCGTCTGCTGAATTTCGCCCGTGCCCGTGGGATTGGGGAAGGTGGGCGACGTGTCCCACTCCATCTGATAGGTGATCGGATCGAAGTCCGGATCGAAGCTTTGCCATTGGAACGTCGGCTGCGTGTTCGTCGTGAGTTTCCCGTTCGCGGGACGAATCAACTGCGGAACGCTCGGCGCCGTGTTCCATTCGGGCATGTCGATGTCGTCGATCCAGACCTGATTCCAGGGGACGTGATTCGGATCCACGAACATCGAGCGGCTGTATTCCCACTTGAAGACGCGATTCGGGCCGTTGGGTCCGGTGGCCTGCACGGGGTACGAATACATCGTCCAGGGGGTTTGTCCCGATACCTGAACCTGCTCTACGCCGTCGATGTAGAATCGGAAGAAATGCTCGTTCGGCTCGGTGTTCGTCTTGGCCCAGAACGTAATGTTCATGTTTTTCCGGACGCTCAGGCTCAATTCGTAGCTCGTGGTTTCACCGAGCGCATGCAGCGGGCTCGTGCGGGCGCAGAAGGCGCCCATGTGGCATTCCGCGGCCATGCTTTCGATATCCCACATGTTCGTGCCGAGCAGCGTGTAGGGGAATTTTTGGTAATTGGCCGTTTCGAAATCTTCGTCCACCAGGTACGTGGGATCGGCATTGATGCACGTCTTGGAGCCGACGAAGTCGCAAATGCCGCTCATGCAATCGGTATGGACCGAGCATGTCTGGCCAATCATGCATTTCGCGCACGTCGCGCCGCCGCAATCGACGTCGGTCTCGTCCTGATTCGCGGTCATGTCGTCGCAGGTCGGCACGCCCATGGGCAGACACGTATTGGTGCCGCCTGTGTTGCACGAGCCGCTCATGCAGTCGCCGTCGTCTTGGCAGGTATCACCGAGCGGACAGGCATTGCAGGTCATGCCGCCGCAATCGATATCGGTTTCGTCCTGATTCTTCATGCCGTCGTTGCAATTGCCGACGGGTGCACACGTCATCGTCGTGCCGTCGCAATTCATCGTGCCGCAATCGCTGTTCTGCATGCACGTATCGCCGAGCGCACACGGATTGCACGTCGCTCCGCCACAATCGACGTCGGTCTCGTCCTGGTTTTTGATGCCATCACTACACGTCGCCGCCGCAATGCACTTGGCCGAGTTCGGATCGCACGTGTTGCTCGTGCAATCAGTGTCCTGCGTGCAATTTTTGCCGATCTCGCACGTATTGCACGCGCCGCCGCCACAATCGATGTCCGTCTCGTCGCCGTTCTGGACTCCGTCGCCGCACGTCGCGCCAGCCTTGCAAACCATGGTCGCCGGATCGCACGAATTGCTCGCACAGTCCGCATCCGCGGTGCACGTCTTGCCAACGTCGCACTTGTTGCATTTTGCGCCACCACAATCGACGTCGGTTTCGTCTTGATTTTTGACGCCATCGCTGCACGTGGGCGCACCCGCGTCCGCGCATGCGACAGGTGTCACGCCGTCGTCGCACACCTGGCCGCTCGCCGCGCAATCGAGCAACGTGACCCACTGTCGGCAGTTGTTCGTATCGGGGGCGCAGCTTTGGATGGTATCGCCGCTACACTGCGTCGCGCCAATGGAGGGGCAACCATGATTGCACCCACCTCCACTGCCCCCATCACCACCGCCGCCACCTTCACCACCATTGCCCCCTTGATTGGACGACGACGTCGGGGTCCCACCGCCTTCACAACCCACTGTGACAGCTCCTCCGAGGACCAACACGAGAAGAGCTCCAACATTGTTCCAACGCATTTCTTTACGCTCCCGCGAAAAACTGGAGTTTCCGGCGAGCAGGATAAAAGGACTCCGTTTCGGACGCAAGCGCGGTTCGGTCGAAGAATGTCCCCAAACCGGTTTTCAGGTGCGCATGACGATATGTGAGCGGGTTCTCTCTCTGACGACGGACTGTGGGAGATGCGACGAATGCTAACGTCACATGGGCTGGATGCAGTAAGACTGCTCCCGCACGCTCGATGGATTCACACTGTGGGGAGCTCGGAGGTGCAGTTCGGGCAACGTGATGCTTTGACCGGAATGGCCGAATAACACTTCGGGCATTCTTTCGTCGTTGGAGCAGCGGCGACCGCTTCTTGTTTTCTCTTGAGTCGATTCATTTGCCGAATCAAGAAAAAGATGGCGAACGCAACGATCACGAAGTCCAAGATGGTGTTGATGAATGCGCCATAACGAATGGCAACGGCCTCCGTCGTGGCTGTCTTTTCTTTCAGGACAATCGCAAGATTGGAAAAATCGACGTTGCCGAGGAGCAGCCCCACGGGCGGCATGATGATATCGTTGACGAACGAGTTGACGATCCTGCCGAATGCGGCACCGATCACGATGCCGACCGCCAGGTCGACGACGTTGCCCCGCATCGCGAATTCCTTGAATTCTTTCAGCATTCCCATCGAAATATCTTTCTCGCGGGCGGCAACCGTTCCCGCGGCAAACGGTACATCCCCGACAAGAGGTTGCGCAAAGCCACGTCGCTTTCCGCTCCGGTCATCCCGATGTCGGATATATGGTTGCCGTGCACACGGTTTGAGATGCGGCAGAAGTAAGAACGGTTTCTATCGACGCCGAGCCCAGCAGGCGCATGGCGCATCGTGATGTGAAGGTGCTTGAAGATTGAAATTACGAATCCGACGCAATCGCCGACCAGGGAAATGGCTGCGGCAGCGGATCGTCGTTCAGCCCAATGCGCTCGCCATCGAGCGATATTTTTTGCATGGCGCGCACTTCCACGGAATGCGCATTCGCTTGCATTTCGACCGCGGATGCCTCGAGCCGCTCGGACCCTTCGACACGCGTGTGGTGATCGCCGCCAACGCGTTCGCGCAAGGATCCGCCTGCATCGAGCTGCATGTCGCCTTTGGCATGCAATGCAACTTCATCGGCTTCGATGCGTACTTTGCGGGTCGCGACGAGATCGATGCTCGCTCCCGAAAACGATAGCACCGGCCCCGCGTCGGTCACTTCGATACGAAGGACGACGTTGCCCTCGGTGCTCCGAATCGTGAGCTGATCCCGCGCTCCATCGGCACGCAATTCGTAATGACGACCCGACGTGAGTGTAATGCTCGTTGCCTCTACCGGAGCATCGACGCGTTCGAGCAGATCGGTGTTGGCTTCGGCGAGCGCAACATCGAGCGTCGATTCTTTGCACTTGACTTGTGTCATGGGTCGGCACGTGCGCACCGAATCGAACAGCGTCGGTGTGCGATGGAACGAGTACCACACGTGGGGCAAAAATTGAACGTTCCCTCGAGCAAAAAAATAGGATATGGATGTCGACGACCTTGGGGGGTGCGATCGCAAAATCGCACGACCCGTGTTCCAAAGGAGCGCCCATGAAGGCCCATGCATTTCAGCATCGCGGGAATCAAGCAGATTTCGTTCTCGGAACACGCGTCGACGGCTGGAAGGGTTTCGACGTGGTGCGTTTTCGCGCCGTCGAGGAACTGAGCCAACCGTTCCGTTACGACATCGTGCTGCGTAGGCGTGTCGAAGATGGTCCCGTGAACCTCGACGATTTGCTCGATGGCGGAGCGAGCTTTCGTATCGCCTGCGAGGAGCGATGGCGAACGGTGCACGGGATCATCGTGGAAGCCGAGGAAGTGGATCGAACGGACAAGTTGTTTTATTATCGTGTGCTGCTCGCGCCGCATCTGGTCCGATCCATGTACCGGCGGAGGTGTCGGACGTTCGTTCAGCGAACGCTCGGGGAAATCATCGAGAGCGTGCTCGAGAACCGGACACAGGACAATCCGACGGGGCTGTCGGGGCTGACGAAGCGCACGAAAGCGCCGACTGCGGCCGAGACGATGCCCGATTTCGACGATTTTCGCGAGCCTCGGGGCGAATACATGATGCGGGTATCCGACGAGGCGCGGCTGAAGAATGCGCAGCTCTATCGATTCGTAGCGCAATACAACGAATCGGATTTCGATTTCGTGTCGCGGCTGCTCGAGCAAGAGGGAATCAGCTATTACTTCGAGCATACGAACGATTCGGTGGTGATGATTTTGACGGACGCTCCGGGGCAGAAACCGCTGTTTGCGGAGGACGCGAAACTCACGATGCGAGCGGTGGCGCAAGCTGGAGCGAGCGCGGATCAGGAGGTCGTACGGGGGCTGCGGGAATCGCTGCGCAATCGATCGAGGTCCGTTGCGATGCGTGAATACGACTGGCGACGGAGCAATCAGGTGTTCACGCATCGGAGCGAAGCGGACGAGGCGCATTTCGATTACGCGGGGCATTATGAATTTCCTGCCAAGGATGATCAGCTCGACCAACCCGTAGGCCAATTCCCATCGAAGATAAGGCTCGAAAGGTTCGAGGCGGAGCGGCAATTGCGCGAAGGATTCGGTACGATTCGCACGATGGAGCCGGGGCATCGCATCGAGCTGCACGATGGCGACAATTTGCGAGACGACATCGACTTGCTCATCGTACGCGTCGAATCCATGGCCACGCAGCACGACGTCGCGGGCAGCGAGCTCGAGCACGAGCATTTCGGGTTTCGAACGACGAAACAATCGATTGGGGCGTATGAAAATCGGTTCGTCGTATTGGGGGCCGACGTCCCATTTCGTCCGGCAATGATCACGCCGAAGCCTCGCATTCATGGGCTTCAGGTCGCGCGCGTGACGGCCGAGGAGAGCGGTGTGGTGACGATTGGCGACGGCGTCGTGAGCACGCCGCCCGACATTCATTGCGACGAATATGGGAACGTGCGGATTCGTTTTCCGTGGGATCAGCGCAAACCCGAAGAGAACACGCCAAGCTCGGATTGGGTACGCGTAGCGCATTTTTGGGCTGGCAGCGATTATGGCGCACAGCACGTGCCGCGCGTGGGCCACGAAGTGCTCGTGGCGTTCATGCAGGGCGATCCGGATAGGCCCGTCATCGTGGGTCGAGTCTACAATCCGCAATCACCGCCGCCTTATCCGCCAACGGCGAGCGCCAAGGCGAAAACGCAAACGACGTGGAAGAGCGCAAGCTCGTCGGTGACCGAACGGACGGAAGGTTTCAATGAATTCAGGTTCACCGATTACACGGGCGAGCAGGAAGTGTACTTGCAAGCCGAAAAGGACTTCAACGAGCTGGTCAAGGATTCGCACTCGACGAGCGTCGGTGGCAACCAGTCGAATTCTGTGGGCAATGATCAATCGAATTCGGTGAAAGGCAATCGCACGCACGACGTCGTCGGTACCGAAAGCGTGCACGTGCACGGGAACAGGACGACGCAATTCGACGCGAACGAAGATCATACGGTGAACGCCTTTTTGACGACGAACGTAGGTGCCAACGAAGAGCACACGGTGGGAGGTTTTTTGAAAACCAAGGTGGGCGCCAATGAAACGCGCGAAATCGGAGCTTTTCGCGGCACCAAAGTGGGCGCCAACGATGATCTGAACGTCGGTGCATGGCGAAACACCACGGTTGGTTCAGGCGAAAATCGCACGGTGAGCGGGCCGGATAACGTCACGGTCTCGGGGGATCGACGCGTGACGGTCGGCGGAAGCCAAATCATGAACGCGAATGCAAACCACGAAATGGGATCGACCAACACGTACATCCGCCCCTCGGGTGATTTCCAGGTCAATTCCACGACGGCCGGGTTCAACCAAACGGGCTCGTTCTACGTGAACGTCAATGGTTGCACGATATCATGCAGCGCTGGCAAATTGGTGCTCGACAATGGCGCAGGTGCTGCCATTTCGCTCGTGGGCGGGATCATCGTGGTGAAATCGGGAGGACCCACCAATTTAACGGCTGGAGGACCTCTCAATGCCACGGCACCCACCATCAAACTGAACGGTTGACGGAGCGCCCATGTTCGTTCGCAACCGAACGGAGCACAAAGCAACACTCACACGTGGTCACGTGAGCGATACGCTCTCGGTGGCGACCGTGGTGGTCGTTTCGACGTATCGAATCGACGAACGCGGCGCATTGCATGTGGATTCCAATCGAAAAGCCGCACCCACGGATGCTCCGACGACGGAGCATTACGCATTGTGGCACGAGGTTTCGGTCACGGCATCGGGAATGGTCTACGGGCCTGCTCGGCCGCCATTCGTCGTGGCGGTATCCTTGCGCGTGGGCGACGTATTGCGCCGCGTCGCCGTATTCGGCGACAGGCGCTGGGAACGAGCGTTTGGCGGCGATCTCGTGCCGTCGGATCCGGCGCCATTCGATGCTCTGCCGCTGGCGTTCGACCGAGCATATGGGGGCAAATTCGACATGCCCCCGGGACCCGATCCATTGACGGGGTTTCCGCACCCCGGAGGCACGATGGCATTTGCAAAAAACCCGGAAGGGCGTGGGTTTTACCTGGATGCGGCGTCGGCCGAAGACGGCTTGCTTCCGAATATCGAATTGCCCGAAAAACTCGTCCAAAAATGGGACGATCGCCCCGAACCGGCGGGTTTTGCTCCGTGCCCCGAGCTTGTAGCGTTGCGAATGACCGATGACTTTCTCCTGCGCATGACGGGTCTGCGTCCCGAATCGCCTCCGCCCGAATGGACGCCCGCGACGTTCGCGCCCCATATGCCGGTCGTGGCCATGCGAGCGATTCATCATGCGCCGGGCCGGCTGATCTTTCCCACAGTGCCCGCAGGCACGCGCATCGAATTGACCGGCTTGGGCCGAAAGCCATTGCGATTCGACGTTCCAGGGCCTCCGGCGAAGGTCGTGACGGCATCGAGCAATGCACCGAATGCGCCCACCGGTTCGCCATTGCGGTCCGAGCTTCGTTCCATTCACATCGATGCGGATGAACGGCACGTTTTGTTCGCACACGGATATACGATGACGTATCGGCGCGATTTTGCACCAGAATGGTTGCTCGTGCTTCCCTCCCCTACACCGAGCTGAAAAGGAGCTGAACGTGGCGGCGAATTTTTATGACAATGCAGGGGTGATGGCAGGATGCGACATTCACAAATTCTGGGCCCCCGGACCTCCGCCCACGTTGCTGACGCCGGTGCCCATCTTCGGGCACATCGTCGCTGCACCATTTTTGTGGCCTCCAGCGACGTTTTGGAAGCGCACGGGGACGGTCAAGTCGGACAATTGGCAAATGATTCAAGGCGGCTTCGACCTTTATTTGGTCCCGCACATCCCGTGGCCAGCTCCGCAAGGGTGGTACGAACCGCTGGAGCTCATCATGGTTCATATGAATGCGGGAAGCAAAGCGCAGCTCACCGTGCACAGCGTCACCGGGATGGGCAATCCGCTCGCGACGTGTATCGTCAGCGCCGTGGGGCTGAACGTCAATTGCCAAGAAGCGGGTTTGTCCGCGCCAACGGGGGCCGTCGTCAACATCAATTCGGTGGAAACGAGCCCGACGGCGGGCGACTATGCCGGCGCGGTCGTGGGCTGGGCCGTCGATGCGGCCCTTGGATGGGCCATGGATTCTCTGCCCGATTGGGCGAAACATGGATGGCGTCGAATAGGGGACGTTCCTTATCTGAAAGTGCTCGACGTCCCTTCGCATGTACAAAACTTCGTGCAACGATGGGTCGATTCGAGCTTCAGCGAAGCCGTCGATGGATTTACGGGCGACGTCAAAGGCGTGTTCGGGGGTAGCGGGACGTGAGCAGCTCGGCAATTCATAGTTATCGTTTTCCCACGGGCAAAAGTTACCTGTCGCTCACGGTGAAACGCACGTATCACATCCGTCCCGGCGCACGGGCGGAAGTGGCGCGAGAGCACGAAGAAATCGTCGAAAAGCCCGTGTATGCGGATTCCACGAACGAGGGAGCATTCCATAGGCTCGTCCACGATACCGATCGATTCTGCCCGGAAAAACCATTGACGGATGTGCTCGTCCGAGGCAGCGCTCATTCCGCGCGTGGTGCTGTTTCATCGCTGATTGCGGCGGTGGAGGTCGGTGCGGCGAAAAAGCAAGTGCGCGTCGTGGGGCAGCGGCGCATCGAGCTCGGTGCGGGCGGGCGGTTGTCGTTCACGAGCCCCGAACCGTTCGTTCGATTGCCTCTTTTGTGGGATCATGCATTCGGCGGACGCGACGCTCATGCAGAAGCAAAATTGTCCGACACGGGCACGGCATTCGGTCGCTCGCGGCATGGTTTGGCGGCGCTCGCCCATGGAGTGCCAAACCCGAAGGAGGGTGGTTATTCCGTGAGCTATCCGCGGAACATTTCGGGTCGCGGATACTTCGTCGACATGGACATCGAGCGTATCGGCGGCGTAGCGCTTCCCAACCTGGAAGATCCGGCGGATCCCGTCTTGCCCGAACGCCTTTTGGTCAAGGATCCGCTCGATTGGATGGATCTGCCGGTTGCGGCTTGTTTCGAGCCCATCGATACGCTCACGTTTCCTCGTGCCGTGTTCATGGTGCCGCATGCAGCCAATGCACCGAAGCGGCCCGTTCATGAATTGTCGACGGGCGCGATTTTGCCTGCGGATCTCGCGGACGAGCGTTTTCCAAGGGTGCCTCCCAATCCGCGTCTTTTCAATTGTGCGCCGGCCGGTCTGGCGGTATGCCGGTTGTCTGGCGGCGAGCGCGTAAAACTGCACAACCTGCACCCCAAATACGAGATATTGGAATTCGATCTCCCTGGCGAACGACCTCGGCTGCTGATTGAACCTCCGGGCTGCAAGGCCGCCGATCTGCCAAGTCAGCTCGCGACGATATGGATCGAGCCGGAGGCGGAGCGGCTGACTTTGACGTGGGCCGGGAAACTCGAAGTCGCCGTGCCGTTTCCCGAAGAAATGCTGAAAAAGGTGCGCCATGCGGCAACGTTTGGCCGAGATTGACTACGTCGAGGAATGAACATCGTGTCCCCGGTTCACAAGTCTCCACCACTCGATCCCAAAGCGAAAGGTTCTTTCGCAACCTATCAAGAATTGCGTGCCTTTCGGCCGGAGGATCCCTTTTTCGATGCGTCGTCGGGGGCGACCGAGCACGATCGATGGGCCATGGCGCGTGATCAGCGAAAACAGGCGCGCATTTTGCATAGCAGCCTCGAATACCGAATTTCCCGCGTCATCGTCTATGCCATTTTCGGATCAGTGCTCGTATTATCCATGGGACTCTTCGTACCGCTCGGCATTCGCTGGCTGATGAACCCTGCGAATGACGGTCATCTTCGCGGTTTTTTGTATTCCGTCGTCTATGCGCTCATTGCCTGGTCGCTCGTGGGTTACGCTTGGACGCAGATTCATCGCATATCGCGCTCCGTTCGAACGCTAGGACAAACGCTCGGGGGTTCGTGCAGCAAAAACCGATATCTCGACATTTTGGATTGGCTCGATGCGCATTGGCCTGCATCGACACCACGGGACGAAATAGAGCCGCCGGCGGCGTTGATGGAGCAACGCTGGGACATTCGTTCATCGTATCACGGCCGCCCGCTGCTGATCCTGGTACACAGGCGGCTCGGCAGCAGGCGTGTGACTCCGCTCAGGCGATTGAGCTTTTATCTGAGCGCACCGCAAAACGAGCCGTGGCAAAGCAATGGCGTTCATCCGGCGTTGAAAGATCTCGAGGCGCTTGGGTTTTGGGCGAAGCAAACACCGGCCGGCATCTATCTCTGCCACGAGGGAATTTCTCCGGAAGCGCTCGATCCAAGTCGCGTTTCGATGGTACTGGCCATTGCTTGCCGAATGCTCGACGAAAGGGGCGAAAGATGAATGCAACCGCAAACGGAGCGAACATGAGCGACAATGACGTTGCCGAAATCGATCCGCCCATTGGTTTCGACAAGTGGGCGCCCATTGCAGCCGAAATGCTTCAACGTAGCTCGGCCGAGCGTCTCGAGGTCCTTCGTCGGCATTCGCTGACCCCGGAAGATTGGACACCGAGCGATACCCATTGGTCGGCGCTGTTGGCCCATGAAATCGAAGCGGGCGATCACGCGCGTGCCGACATTTATGCACAACATTGCGCGGCAGAATTCAAGGCGCGCCGCGAGAAAAGCGCACCGACGGAGCCCGTTCGCGAGGTCGAGCAGCAGCAGGTCGCCGCAGAACAAGCGGTTGCAGCCGTGCCGACCATCGAGGAAAAACCTCCGGTGGTCGACGCGCCCCCTCCATTGGCGCATGTGCCCGCCAGTATACCGGACGAGGCTCCGCCAATGCATATCGAAATGCCGGCTGCAGTACCTCCGCCCATGCTTCCAAAGCCCAAGGCGCCGAATGCATTGCAAGGTACGTCTTGGTCACTCGACATTCCAAAAGGTCCGTCGCTTCCTTTCGCGCCCTCGAGTGCATCCGGCGATTCTGCGGTGAGCGCAGCAAAGTCCGCGTTGCAAATGCCACGGCCAGCGCCGCCGTCGACGGGTCATTCTCTGGGCCAGACCTCGGACTTGCCGGACTTGCAAAAAATTGCGCGGCAAATCATGCCTTTCAAGGGTGATGCAGCGGCGGAAAACACGTCCGCACCGACGTCGAAAGCGAGTGCGCCCATTGCACCGGCGGCCCCGCCCATCGTCGCAGCGCCGGTGACGCCAGCGGCACCCGAGCGCGTGGAAGTGCAACCAGCGCACCATGCGTCAGCGCCGAACGAACCGGAATGGACGCTGGAGCAATACGCTTCATTGTGCGCCGAGCTGGAATTGGCGCCCGAGCGCACGCAGGAAACGCTGCATCGTTATCGTGTGCGCCCCGATCAAAAGGCACAACTCGACGCGATCTGGGGTGCACGTATTCGCGCCGACCGAACGCTTTACGCGGCGTTTCACCATGCAAAAACGACGTATGCGGCGTGGCTCATGGGAACGAGGCACGGATCATGACGGTACCGATCCACGGTGCCGATCCGTTTTTCGACGGCACCGCACCGAGCGACGAAGCAAAGATCGCGCAAGCTCGCGAATATCGCGCGGCGGTCAGGCAGATGATGCAATCGAGCGGAGTGCACATCGGGCAGCTCGTCTTTCGTTATGGCTTGCTTTTTTTCGTCGCTGCCATCGTGACCACGCCATTGCTTTTCGGCATCAGGTCGCTGGTGCACCCGGATGGTCCCAGAATCGGCGATTTGTTGATTGCGGTCACCCTTGCCATTGCCCTTGGGATCATCCCTTATGCCTTGTGGAGGCGCAACCATCGGATCACGATGGCCATGAATTCGCTCGGACGAGCTTTGGGTGGCACGTCGGGCACGAACCGATTCTCGATGGTATTGGATTGGCTCGATGCGCATTGGCCCGCGGAGACGCCGCGTGAAGTGGTGGATATGATGTCCCCATTCGAGCGCCGGTGGGATTTGCAAATGTCCTATCGAGGCTCTCCGGTGCTCGTCGTCGTACAACGCCGCAGAGGCGGTCCGCGGTCGAGCATTGGGAATCTGCCCGCGGTCGAACGAATGAGCTTTTACGTAGGCGGTTCGAATGCGGCTTCGGGGCATGGCTCCCACGCTGCACCGGCATTACGAGAGCTCGAGGAGCTTGGTTATTGGGTCAAGCGAACGCGCGCGGGGGTATTCGTGTCGCATGCGGGCATTTCGCTCGAACGGCTCGACCCGGCGCACGTGACGAAGGTGCTCGACGCTGCACGGCAATTCATTGCAAGCTGAACATCTTGACGCTTGTTCAAACCGACCGCTTTCTCGTTCCCGACGCATTCGTACCATCGGCCGGCGGAGGCCATGTCGCATCCGGCCGAATACGCACGAAACTCGGAAACCGCGGAATGCCGCCATCGGTGAGCTCCTGATAGCGAAACGTAATGATCGACCCTACCGGCGGAGGCGTCTCGCGCT is part of the Polyangiaceae bacterium genome and harbors:
- the mscL gene encoding large-conductance mechanosensitive channel protein MscL; protein product: MLKEFKEFAMRGNVVDLAVGIVIGAAFGRIVNSFVNDIIMPPVGLLLGNVDFSNLAIVLKEKTATTEAVAIRYGAFINTILDFVIVAFAIFFLIRQMNRLKRKQEAVAAAPTTKECPKCYSAIPVKASRCPNCTSELPTV
- the tssI gene encoding type VI secretion system tip protein VgrG produces the protein MKAHAFQHRGNQADFVLGTRVDGWKGFDVVRFRAVEELSQPFRYDIVLRRRVEDGPVNLDDLLDGGASFRIACEERWRTVHGIIVEAEEVDRTDKLFYYRVLLAPHLVRSMYRRRCRTFVQRTLGEIIESVLENRTQDNPTGLSGLTKRTKAPTAAETMPDFDDFREPRGEYMMRVSDEARLKNAQLYRFVAQYNESDFDFVSRLLEQEGISYYFEHTNDSVVMILTDAPGQKPLFAEDAKLTMRAVAQAGASADQEVVRGLRESLRNRSRSVAMREYDWRRSNQVFTHRSEADEAHFDYAGHYEFPAKDDQLDQPVGQFPSKIRLERFEAERQLREGFGTIRTMEPGHRIELHDGDNLRDDIDLLIVRVESMATQHDVAGSELEHEHFGFRTTKQSIGAYENRFVVLGADVPFRPAMITPKPRIHGLQVARVTAEESGVVTIGDGVVSTPPDIHCDEYGNVRIRFPWDQRKPEENTPSSDWVRVAHFWAGSDYGAQHVPRVGHEVLVAFMQGDPDRPVIVGRVYNPQSPPPYPPTASAKAKTQTTWKSASSSVTERTEGFNEFRFTDYTGEQEVYLQAEKDFNELVKDSHSTSVGGNQSNSVGNDQSNSVKGNRTHDVVGTESVHVHGNRTTQFDANEDHTVNAFLTTNVGANEEHTVGGFLKTKVGANETREIGAFRGTKVGANDDLNVGAWRNTTVGSGENRTVSGPDNVTVSGDRRVTVGGSQIMNANANHEMGSTNTYIRPSGDFQVNSTTAGFNQTGSFYVNVNGCTISCSAGKLVLDNGAGAAISLVGGIIVVKSGGPTNLTAGGPLNATAPTIKLNG
- a CDS encoding DUF2169 domain-containing protein, producing MFVRNRTEHKATLTRGHVSDTLSVATVVVVSTYRIDERGALHVDSNRKAAPTDAPTTEHYALWHEVSVTASGMVYGPARPPFVVAVSLRVGDVLRRVAVFGDRRWERAFGGDLVPSDPAPFDALPLAFDRAYGGKFDMPPGPDPLTGFPHPGGTMAFAKNPEGRGFYLDAASAEDGLLPNIELPEKLVQKWDDRPEPAGFAPCPELVALRMTDDFLLRMTGLRPESPPPEWTPATFAPHMPVVAMRAIHHAPGRLIFPTVPAGTRIELTGLGRKPLRFDVPGPPAKVVTASSNAPNAPTGSPLRSELRSIHIDADERHVLFAHGYTMTYRRDFAPEWLLVLPSPTPS
- a CDS encoding DUF2169 domain-containing protein; the encoded protein is MSSSAIHSYRFPTGKSYLSLTVKRTYHIRPGARAEVAREHEEIVEKPVYADSTNEGAFHRLVHDTDRFCPEKPLTDVLVRGSAHSARGAVSSLIAAVEVGAAKKQVRVVGQRRIELGAGGRLSFTSPEPFVRLPLLWDHAFGGRDAHAEAKLSDTGTAFGRSRHGLAALAHGVPNPKEGGYSVSYPRNISGRGYFVDMDIERIGGVALPNLEDPADPVLPERLLVKDPLDWMDLPVAACFEPIDTLTFPRAVFMVPHAANAPKRPVHELSTGAILPADLADERFPRVPPNPRLFNCAPAGLAVCRLSGGERVKLHNLHPKYEILEFDLPGERPRLLIEPPGCKAADLPSQLATIWIEPEAERLTLTWAGKLEVAVPFPEEMLKKVRHAATFGRD